The nucleotide window AAATCAGAATGGGTCATTTACAGAATTGAACAATGATATGTTCAAAGGGAGGCGTTAGCAGTAAATAGTGATCAGGGCAAACCTTAAGGTCTACTTCACCTAAAATGCCCTATAAATAGATTTGAGCTTAACCCTGCTCTTCATCACCATCAATCCGGCCTACTCATTTCCTTAACTCCATTTGCAGTACTTGCGGGTTTAACTTAATTGCTTCGAGTACAAGTTATTACACATACAAATCGAAAATTGGTTTTGTTGAGTGGGGAGTTCAACTTTCAAATTCAATGATGAAGTCTTTTAGCTCCAATGCAAATGTTGCCTTAGTTGCTTTGCTGTTGTTGCTTGCCCTGATGAGCACAGCAAGCTCAGCTAAGCTCTCCTCGACATTTTATGACAAAGCCTGTCCAAATGCTCTCGCTACTATCAGAAAATCAATAAGAACAGCAGTCTCAGCAGAACGTCGGATGGCAGCCTCCCTAATCCGCTTCCATTTCCATGATTGCTTTGTTCAGGTACTATTTATTAGCTATAACCAATTAAGTGATACCATTCATCTTGAACTATAACTAACGGTGCAGTACTCATGTGTTTGCAGGGTTGTGATGCATCAATCTTACTTGACGATACTTCTTCTATCACAGGCGAAAAGAACGCACTGCCTAATCAGAACTCTGTGAGAGGATATGAAGTCATAGATAATGCCAAATCTGAAGTGGAGAAACTATGCCCTGGTGTAGTTTCTTGTGCAGATATCGTCGCCGTGGCTGCTAGGGATGCTTCAGTTGCCGTGAGTTAATTGAttcatttcattttttcattttttttttctcatcaacTTCTAGCTATCTCATTCTAATTGTTGGAATTGATAATCTGTATACATATAGGTTGGAGGTCCAGACTGGGCGGTGAAGCTTGGAAGAAGAGATTCGACCACAGCAAGCAAAACTCTAGCTGAAAGCTCGCTTCCCAGTTTCTTAGACAGCCTCGAAAGCCTTGCTAACAGATTTGCTGGTAATGGCCTCAATATCAGAGATTTGGTTGCGCTATCCGGTGCACATTCAATTGGACAAGCTCAGTGCTTCACATTCCGCGGTAGAATCTACAGCAACACCAGTGACATTGATGCAAACTTTGCTCGTACTCGCGGACGTGGTTGTCCAGCAGCAAATAACGTTGGTGATGCAAATTTGGCACCACTTGATTTGGTGACACCTAATCAATTGGACAACAGCTACTTCAAGAACTTGATCCAGAAGAAGGGTCTTCTTGCATCTGATCAAGTTCTCTTTAGTGGAGGATCCACAGACAGCATTGTCTCGGAGTATAGCTCAAAACCTGCAAACTTCATAGCTGATTTTGCCGCCGCCATGATCAAGATGGGAAACATTAACCCTCTCACTGGCTCAAATGGGCAGATAAGAAGGATATGTAGTGCTCTCAACTAAAATCGGAGCCTTCATATGCCGTAGTGTCAACAGCAAAGCCACAAAAGTCGGCGAATGTTTTGTTCTTTTGATTCATTCAAATGTAAACTTATACAGTACTTTATACAATAAATCCATGGATAATATGATGAAAAGAGTGGAAATAAGTTCTTCTTCCTAGATCTTGGAGAGAAATTTAGAGTTATAGAAGACAATCAAATTGTACGTTTAAGTGTATATACCATATTGAAATATCAGTTACCTACATGAAATTATGGAGTATAACAACTCCTAAAAATGGGAAACGGGCTTTGACACGCGCTTACCAAAGTACGACCTAGGGATTGGGGCCGTCTCTTACCAGGCCACCGCCATGGGCGAGCCTCCTCCAGCATGCCCGTGGAGTTTTCTTCAGCCATTCTCTGACACGAGATCTCCTTCTTCTACATCTGAACAGAAAATTCACAAGGCAAAGACCTTTGCATCCATTGTTGCAGGTTCAGAGGAAACCCACGTTCCTATCAGCCAACTACCAGCGCCAACAATTCGTGGAGACACGGTTTATGTGAAGATCAATGAGAGGATCTATCAAGAACAATTAGCAGCCTGCCGAAATAATTTGATCGGTTGATTGCTACTCCGTAAGGGCACTATTCCATTGAAAACTGAAACTCTCAAGGCTTCTCTGCATACTCTTTGGCGTCCGTTGGGTCCGTGGCGTCTGGTCCCCATTGGCAAAGGGTATTTTGACATTCACTTCAACTCTGAAGCAGATATGTGCAAAGTTTGGGGCACTGGGACTTGCACTCTCGAATCTGGAATTTTTCGTCTGTCTCAATGGAAACCTGATTTCAGGCCTGGTGATGTGCTTCCCCAAACGCATGCACAAATCTGGGTACATATTTCAGGCCTTAGTCAAGAGTATTGGCAATTGAATGCGGCAACTAAAGAACAACGTATGGATATTATGCTAGAGTGTTGGTGGATGTTGATCTGTTGGGTGCTCTTCCTACGTCCATCATGGTTGAAAGAGCACACCTTTGTTTTCCAGTAGGTATTGAGTATGAAAACCTACCTCCTCAGTGCTCTCATTGTGGTTTGATAGGGCATGAAAGGAATAATTGCAGGCAACTAAAGTCCAAGGACGTTCCTGCGAAACGTAAAGAGGTTCGTCAAGAATATCGTATAAAGAATAAATTGCAGGAAACCCATGTTCAAGAGGCTAGCTTCTGGGACGCACATGCCATTAACGATATTGACGGTAATtgaaaatactagatggaacAATAATTATACAGAACTTTTCACATAAGAATTTATCTAACGAAAATATAATTCATAACACGGagaattgctgacgcagtgtaaacctctccactgaggaaactttactgcgtggcttttaacgtagcaaACACGAAAAGATAATCCAATATGAAACACTagagtttacagaatacaagtagtgttgttctcaacaaacactttcacttagcaacacatgctaacttgttttacaaccgTTCTAACTTCTAATCCACAATTCTAGATAATCTATCTTCAACTTTTCTTGCTCTCGAATgagtcactgatcttgagagtaAAAATGAATGATCATGCAATGAAGatacatgaaacaaacactgaGAGTTTTCAAAGACCGATTTGAACAACCAAGCTATAAGTTCAAGTAAAAACCAATTTtatgcaaaaacaaaaactctgcAAATGAATTAGTTTGAAAACCCTTTTATAGGAGCAGgactccccctcaaacaaatcATATCTTAATCACAtaataagataaacatggaaGGGTTTTAAAACTGTTTTTAGCATGTAATCGGATATGCATATATAAAGAGATTTTgagatcaattaaaatcaatgcatatcaatttagaatcatgtAAATATGATATGTATTAATTAAAGAGACCtttatctcaagatcagtgagatagtttccttgaaattctcttcatgcgatcttcctttatttcctttgtttctgcGAGCAATTAGGAGAGTATCTCTCCTAGTTCTTTGcatgtctgttgtccttgagatctgtagatacctctactagcaaggctagtttgctacctcaccaagcataaacaacaccctcatgggatccaaccgctacttgcatcttgtagccctatgttcaagctacgctacggtatccggaagtcacaaattTGTCGCTGGGAAgtcacctttccggccttgccaagttgcctccacaatatgcttttctagactagaatagtaactttgagtcccacatctaagaaaatgtaaatgagggagcctccttcccctataaaaggaatgcctcctcccacttaaatccaatcccattacatctcttgtaatcttgttaggccgcaaggctcgacacactagtgcacattcaagtggacgtagtttcccgctaaggcgggaaacgaaccactatacatcttgtgtcaatctctctatctctttctttacattaattagatccccaacggatccaaacgttaacattggcgccgtctgtgggaagccaacacaaaggcttcatcacttaccattgagttaagtcatcttaaCGAATCTCAAAAgagttctttcttctcttctttgaaTTATCAAAATTGCTCACtgccattttcttttttcctttgaaTTATTATATAAACTGCTGGCAAGCATGGCACCCAGCCCCATCCTTGGCGGTAACAAAATTTTTCAAACATAAATTTGTTCCCAGTGCTTGCAAGGTTGCAAGGTTTCAACGCCCGTTCAACATCAGATTGGGGATGGTCAACtctggtcaacgcccaactctaGTCAACACTATTCAAGGTTGGTCAGCagcggtaaaaaaaaaaacgtcacCGCTtaactattcaaaaaaaaaaaaaaaaaaaaacttggcggCAAAACCTCTATGGACACCCAGCGAATTCATCTGGACACCCCACTTCTTCGTTGCTCTCCGCTCCGCCAGACAACGCCGCTAGGCTCTCTTCCGCCCAACTCGCTGGCAACGTCCGCTGCGCTCCTCCGCCCAACTGTAGCTCCGAGGACCCGCCAGCGACCGCAGCTCCTACGAGCTCCGCCAGCTAAGGATTCACCGCTCCGCTAAGAATACCGCTG belongs to Rosa chinensis cultivar Old Blush chromosome 4, RchiOBHm-V2, whole genome shotgun sequence and includes:
- the LOC112200519 gene encoding lignin-forming anionic peroxidase; the encoded protein is MMKSFSSNANVALVALLLLLALMSTASSAKLSSTFYDKACPNALATIRKSIRTAVSAERRMAASLIRFHFHDCFVQGCDASILLDDTSSITGEKNALPNQNSVRGYEVIDNAKSEVEKLCPGVVSCADIVAVAARDASVAVGGPDWAVKLGRRDSTTASKTLAESSLPSFLDSLESLANRFAGNGLNIRDLVALSGAHSIGQAQCFTFRGRIYSNTSDIDANFARTRGRGCPAANNVGDANLAPLDLVTPNQLDNSYFKNLIQKKGLLASDQVLFSGGSTDSIVSEYSSKPANFIADFAAAMIKMGNINPLTGSNGQIRRICSALN